The Dreissena polymorpha isolate Duluth1 chromosome 4, UMN_Dpol_1.0, whole genome shotgun sequence region TGGTCATGTCACAGAGTTTACAGTATTGGCCAGTTCTGACAGAGATTCTGGCTgtcttaaaataacatctttcTTAATACTGTCTCTTAATCCATTGACAAGCAAGCTTACGAGAACTTTTTCTTCTAAGCCTTGTACATCAGTAGAAATTTTTAATGCTCTCGAGATATAATCATCACATGattcattttctctttgtttaataGCAATTAGATGATAATCTAATTCTTTAGTCTGAAATCGTTTAGCAAGTGCTTTGGTGAGTTCTTGATAATTAGATTTAATATCTTCGGTtagattattgtaaaaattctcTGCATTGTCGGACAGGTAAAATGGAAGAACATTAGCGTACTCACCCCTATCAATGTTATTCATGCTACAAAATTTCTAAAATTTTGCCAGAAACGCTGGTAAACTATCATAGTCTCTGCCTGTAAAGCATGCTaacttaattatgtttggctAAAACATTGTACCTCTTGGGTCCGAAGTCTGTGCGGTATGGAAGTTTCTCACCGGTCGTTCCCCGTCTGCTGGAGAGTGGCCAGGTGCGGAAGGCGTCTGCCTACGTAAGTTAATATTGTCACTATTAGCACTTTGCGATGGAAAATTAGCACTATTAACACTAGGTGATGGggtatttaagaaaaagttaggTCTCTGCGAAATAACACTGGAAATTGGATCCTGTAGTCGTTCGTCGGGAAGGCACTGAACATTACCATATGGCGGGGTACTGGGTCGTACCGGAAATTGGATAATGGCTCGAGCAGCGATTCCTTCGGCGGGTCCTGCGTTAATGGCTGGAGTGTTGTTTCTTGGGTTTCTTCGGTGTCTGATGCATCGGATTGTAATGGGTGACTTTGAAATGGGCTGTCATGTATTGTTACTCTTCTGATTGTTTTGatagaatttaattgtttatgaaaatctgaACGTAATTGTTTTTACGACGTTTTTCACTTGCAACAAAATCTTCGGGAGTTTGTAAATAAGGTTTTGACTCACTTGATGATTTGGAGTGTCTTGTTTTGATATGGTAGTTGATGGTTGAAGTGGTTGCTCCGGAACTGTCGACTCGTCAGGTGGGGATGTTGGCGGCGTCAACTGTGGCGGTAGAGTGGCTGATAGGCGAGAACGTAAATTGTAGTAAGACATCTTGAAACATTTCTGACGATTTTTTGTTGtggaaaatgttattgtaaaggAATTAAACTTTAGAACCTATTCTCCACCAGatatcgtacgtgcttttacttgttatttcaatatccttgaagttttcattatttccatctagtgtaatcggtaacgggatctttatttacgtacgatacattatttagttcttaacagttaattattctgtccattacggtcttagtgaatgttgtatttgtagtgtttcattttcagttagcattaaatgttaccattcttcattttatgcaaattagcgttaagcgctaatattctataatccataatagatgtaaataatcaaggAAGTCGACAgttgtaaacagcccattttattctctgtaatatccgaaaaacactgtggtgagtcccccgcagtgttttcttaaatattcttccagatgcaactttctgaaacctgatcagacttttcctaatacgtactcacgtgatcctatgtggtctcacgtggtacgctgattcacctactttttatatttgttcgggtcaaagttgttaacccttggtatggaactttccagaagtttctattgcttacgtttgcgttcttgatttggtaaacaatttagattggaatgtgctattctttgttagcttagtaagctgttttcttatagtacatcaatatgatagagtttgtagctcacctggcacaaaaagtattccggtgtggttttgtgaaaactgggcttaaaaatGCGCAATtctttaagtatttctaacaatgtacaatagttattctaaacaatatgcaatagttattttaaacaatatgcactagttattttaaacaatatgcaataattattttaaaattttgttaattgaaattaattaaaactttattaattatgattattaaaattattaaataagttaaagtgaaaatttaaatattacaaatatttcataacattgtgattttaattggattacacaAGCATACTTGATGAGTCGATGGAAACAAGCAAATCTGATGAGTCGCTTGAAACAAGCATACCTGATGAGTCGATGGGAACAAGCATACCTGATTAGTCGATTGAAACAAGCATACCTAATAAGTCACTTAAAATTAGCACACTTGATGAGTCGCTAGAAACAAGCACACCTGATGAGTCACTTGAAACAAGCACACCTGATGAGTCACTTGAAACAAATACACATCATGAGTAACTTTTAACAAGCACACTTGATAAGTCACTGAAAAAAGTATATTAGAACGGCGATGTTAATGTCACTTGTGAAAGTAGATATATCGTTACACAACTGATCGACAGTCGTCTTATAAGAGCACACAGTAGCGCAGTCATAATATGTGGGAGGACAGAACTAGAAAAAAATGATTTCAGCCGAAAATATTGATTGCAAAGAGTAAAACAACACACAGAAATATGCATAGTGGAAATGAGCATTTTTATAAGTAATGagaaacaaacattaaacaaaatgtttgcaaTGCTAAAATTTTGAATGAGGCTGGATGTAGCTTTCTTCAGGAATTGTTATTTCAAGTAAAATACACACTCATTTAAAGCTGTATGGCTGAGAGAAACACATCCGGTGTGATCTTGGGCTCTGTGGTTTATACCTTCGATACATGTAACGGTAGGTTCGAATCGCCATTAGAGCACGTTTTCCAGCTTTCGTGTGATACTAGCCATCGGACGCGTGACCAGCTAAGATTTGTACTTCAATCATAAAAATGTGGCGGTTACTATTAAACACCATGAAAAATCGGTTGGAAGCTGCTTCTTTAATCGACTGTACATATCTACtatatatgtattatacatgttttaacttGAAACATGTAAAGAACGACGGGCAAAAACACGCGAACTTTATTGTACGTATAAGGATAAATGTTTATGACTTGTTTatagtttggaaaaaaatgacaaattaaaaatatatcgCACATTCAAAAAatgaatgtatgcattatatttgcaTTAAGAATTATATTTGCAGTTATATAGCAAGCAATAGATATTCCTTATAAGATCTGAATAgagttttttattttatgctttccggtggtttataggaaatatcaatgaattaaaactgataatttcactgtttcaaacagtgaaaattatcgtgAAAAGTATTCGATAATTTTCACCTGTTTACtgtaaatgacgtcattttttatgaaatgacgtcattatcccagcaaaatctttagttaaactctttaaaatgtatataaacgtgtaaaaaaagcataaaaataaaaagaaatttgtgaattcggtgaaatatcgatttaattcactcgtgatcatagaaaatatatattttctatgatcacgcgtgtattaaaatcgataatccacccaatccaacaataTCCCCTATATCGTGTATTAAAACCATAAATCGACCATATCATTTTTATCGCTTTATATCGATATTTAACAAAAACGTGCATGGTTGAACATTAGCCTTTTAATTCTAGACGTTCCGCGTTCAAACTTCAGGACGGgcttatttgttttcttttatcttTCCGCTTGttatcataattaattaaaaccaTTCCATGTACTATAGtaatattggtatatatatattttttaaatattaaaatccgTGTGCGAGTCTCTTTAAATCTAGTATAGTTTATCGAATCAATCAATTGTTACAGTGAAAGAATGCAGGAAACATGATACAACGCGTGTATAGTGCTGGTATTCAACTGGGTAGATATTTCTTCCGCAATGGTCTCATATTCATGTAATCTTCGTTCATGCGACGAGACTTCGAAACTACCCAGTACGAATACCGTTAATGCATCGTggaacacattaaaatccagagggcgacaatgcaatagtacgatggcgacaatgcgttagtacgatggcgacaatacgatagtatgatggtgacaatgcgatagtacgatggcgacactgcgacagtacgataacgacaatgcgacagtacgatggcgacagtgcgatagtacgatcgtgacaatgcgataatacgatgccGACAGAAACGatacgcgaaagtacgatggcgacaatgcgatagtcatatcgtactgtcgtcattgtatcatcgcattgtcgccatcgtactatcgcgttatcgtactgtcgtcatcgtatatcGCATTGTCACCGCCGTacaatcgcattgtcgtcatcgtattgtcgcatgtCGCATTGATATCAttgtactgtcgcattgtcgtctatcGCCTTACGGTTACACATGCGCACATCGTATTTTTTTACTAGATGGAGCcactttaaaaaatactttacagTTCGCATACCGTACATTAATACTCATTCTATTACTTAATaagaatttgatttcattataaaCTGTAACCTCTTTCAAAGTACATCTTTATAAAGTCATCTATTTTTTTCTGCAATAAGAATAGTTTTTGTACCGGAAGGCGACATTCGacgatgcgatagtacgatggcgacaatgcgacaatgtgatagtgcgataatacgatgacgacagtgcggaCAATACGATGGCAAACAGTGctaaagtacgatggcgacaatgcgagaatacgatggcgacagtacgatgactatCGGCATTTTCGCCcatgtactatcgcattgtcgccatcgtactatcgcattgtcgccctctggaatTTAATGGTATCCACGATGCCCTAACGGCATTCCGTAACCCAGAGATATAAACCCAGGATGTATTTGAACAGGAATATACGCTAACTTATTAAAATCTATATTTGAGCAATGTTCACGGAGTACATGTGATTGTAAGTACAACATTTAACCTTTAAACCTATACCTTAAGTTCATGTGTAGTATATAAAGAGACATTACAAACGATAAGTATACATGTTATTAAATCTTAGCGTTACCCTCGGTTTGACATTACAACGATAACGAAGGTATTTTACATACATAATAGCACACTTAGTTGTGTTGTTCTATTTGGTTCCGGTTACTATGTTTACAATGCATCTTTATTAAAGATAATAAACCTCTCAAGTGTTCTTGGCGTTCCGTACACAATGTGTGTTTTATCATATTGCTCcatactacaacaacaaaaccTTTATTAACTCAAATCACAAATACAGtgacaatgcatcttttacagaaagttataaataattgtgacaTTGTGTAATACTTTATATAGAATATAGAAGAGATAAAGAGAAATGAGACAAAATAAGATATGGGACATACAGttgaattgagtgggggaatgATGATGTTGGCCcgagaaataaacattatttcatttGACCTGAATAACCTGTTTTGTACAAATGTAAGATGTATTGTTGTATTGATATTGAAGACCTTCATAGTGTAGTTTATGTAgagcttttaaagttatcactgGGATATTGCGAAATcgaatattatataattattatgcatTGTCGTTCACCAGACAAAAGCATCAACAAATTAATGttaaaaacatataatatcatgtacgataaacatttcaatacacaattcTCCGAATTATAGGAACCTTCACTAGATTTAAATTTATGTTCAAGAGATTGTACGAAATGTAACTAAATagttattgtattattaaaatatgtatgtcaATGTACATGTACGTGTTCTTTATTCGAGTCAACACTATGtgattattatttatgtaatacATTGTAATGCATTTATTGTGAGtgatatttatacatgtactgcaTATAGCACAATCATGATTCTTGTAAGTTGTGTTTCCATTGAAGGAACGAAACAAAGTCATTGACATCTGCATGAACAAGGTATCAAGTCCACCTTCCTCGGCAAAGTGACAGCTTACGTGATTATCTGCATGTTCTACGACGACGACAATGCCTGCGGCCGGCGGGAGGCAGGAACGCAAAGGGCCACCACCAATGCTGTCCCTGGAAGGTCTAAAAGCGAGGTTCTGGGTCGGAAAGTAGGACGGCTCAATGGTAGGAAGTGTGCTTTGTGCAAGAAACCGTGTCAAAAGCACAGAGAACTGCCGTGTGGTCATGATTTTTGCAAGCGATGCTTAGAGTTCTATTTTGAATCGCTTGGTACAAACACTCTTAAAAGTGTTTACAATTACTTCAAATGTCCCCAATGCGGAAAAGATATTGAAAATCCGGCTCTCCCGCGTTCGAAATGGACGAAGCAGTTTAAAAACGGATAAAAGAACAAAGTTCTACTCATCGCCTTCCGGTTTATCTGACGTCATGGTAAGTAGTAATGTCGAGATTCGGAGTCCTGATGCGCGACTGCAACGCACTTCCACCCACCGCACCGCTATATACGCCCGCCTGCACGAGAGCGCGGGCTTCAACAGCCGTATAGACTCGGACGCCGGATGCTGCCAGTACTGGTCCGGGACGTCACTTCCGGGCGGTGAACTGGTGTTGGCCGACTGGCTCAACTCCACAGTCAAGGTGTTCAATACACACGGGAGGTACATACACCACCTCAAGGTAATGATAAGTTACGTTTTTCTGCACGTTTTGACTTTCAAAATCGTTGTGCATAACTACATTAGAGTGCAGTTGTAGCACGCATATGAGTTAGTTGAGTCGCGTTGTATATCTAAACATTCTTGTGTTCCCTAAAGCTGCCCAGCCAGCCCCTGGATCTGACGTACCTGTGCGAGGACATCATGCTCGTGTCACTAGGCAGCCGCTCCGACAACATGATCTTCCTCAAGGTCACCGGGGCCCCGCAGGCGACGGTCAAGATCATCAGCAACACGCACCTGCACGGCACCTTCCTCTACCACACGACCAGGTAATAGTGGGCGTGGTTCCCTCCGCGCCCAAGTCTTCATATGTAATACTAGTATTATGCGTGGAATTGAATAAATAAGGCACATGTATCTCTGCGCCGAATCTGTAGGTGTATGGGCCCGGTCTAATTGACGAAGAGGTATACGTTGGACTCATCGAAGTTAGATGAGTATTTGGAACCATTGAGACAATGTCAAACTATTTTTATTGACTTATATATCTTATTTTTGGTGTGGACTTATGGTTTGTATGGGTGGGCTGAGTAAACCGATGGAAGCCGCATCGGTCAGGTTACCACTTACACAACTCACTGCTGGTTAGCGATCAGGTGTCTGGCAAGAATCTCATGCGCTCTGTCTAAACTGGGGTTTGTTGAACAAACCTTGCGTTGTACAACTAAATGCAAGGTCTTCTTTTGTttatgaaaacggggcttaatgcatgtgcataaagtgtcgtgccagattagccttgcagtccttGCAGACTTATCGGGGACAATACTTTGCGCGTTCGTGGTCgttttcgtttacaggaagtctcttctcgGAAGAATACTgctaatgcggaaagtgtcgtccctgattggcctgtgcggactgcattggtacgacatctgggacgacactacgcacgtgtattaagccccattttcacagagcgcggctcaattatgCATGCCGTTATAAATGCAGATTTGAGCGCCAGTGGCTGGGTGTGTTCGAGGAGTCCGGCGACAAGGTGTATGTGGCTGTTATGGAGACCAAGCTTACATCCATGCAGAAGATCAACATCACCATGGCGAAAACAGACACCTCAAGGGTGAGAATAATTACATATGCTATTTCTTACGACATAAGTGTgattttaaaacaacatttattgagaatttgagtgaagagCACGTTTGAACTTCTTTTCATTGTTTTATGCAGGTACTTGCGTTACCGAGTGGAATTAATTTGACGTCAAACACATACATTCATTATTGTCCAGCATTAAAGCGGATATTTCTCGCAGAGCGATCAGACCTCTACTGTTTAACACCTGGTAAGTATTGTCAGACCTCTATTGTTATACACCTGGTAGGTATGATCAGACCTCTACTGTTTAACACCTGGTAAGTATTGTCAGACCTCTATTGTTATACACGTGGTAGGTATGATCAGACCTCTACTGTTTAACACCTGGTGGATATGATCAGACCTCTGCTGTTTAACACCTGGTGGATATGATCAGATCTCTACTGTTTAACACCTGGTAGGTATGATCAGATCTCTACTGTTAAACACCTGGTAGATATGATCAGACCACTACTGTTTAACATCTGGTAGGTATGATTAGACCTCTACTGTTTAACACCTGGTAGGTATGATCAGACCTCTACTGTTTATCACCTGGTAGATATGATCAGACCTCTACTGTTTAACACCTGGTAGATATGATCAGACCTCTACTGTTTAACACCTGGTAAGTATTGTCAGACCTCTATTGTTATACACGTGGTAGGTATGATCAGACCTCTACTGTTTAACACCTGGTAGATATGATCAGACCTCTGCTGTTTAACACCTGGTAGGTATGATCAGATCTCTACTGTTTAACACCTGGTAGGTATGATCAGATCTCTACTGTTAAACACCTGGTAGATATGATCAGACCACTACTGTTTAACACCTGGTAGATATGATCAGACCTCTACTGTTTAACACCTGGTAGATATGATCAGACCTCTACTGTTTAACACCTGGTAGGTATGATCAGATCTCTACTGTTAAACACCTGGTAGATATGATCAGACCTCTACTGTTTAACACCTGGTAGATATGATCAGACCTCTACTGTTTAACACCTGGTAGGTATGATCAGACCTCTACTGTTTAACACCTGGTAGGTATGATCAGATCTCTACTGTTTAACACCTGGTAGATATGATCAGACCTCTACTGTTTAACACCTGGTAGGTATGATCAGATCTCTACTGTTTAACACCTGGTAGGTATGATCAGATCTCTACTGTTAAACACCTGGTAGATATGATCAGACCACTACTGTTTAACACCTGGTAGATATGATCAGACCTCTACTGTTTAACACCTGGTAGATATGATCAGACCTCTACTGTTTAACACCTGGTAGGTATGATCAGATCTCTACTGTTAAACACCTGGTAGATATGATCAGACCTCTACTGTTTACACCTGGTAGATATGATCAGACCTCAACTGTTTACACCTACTAGGTATGATCAGACCTCTACTGTTTACACCTGGGAGGTATGACCAGACCTCTACTGTTTAACACCTGGTAGGTATGATCAGATCTCTACTGTTTAACATCTGGTAGGTATGATCAGATCTCTACTGTTTAACACCTGGTAAGTATTGTAAGACCTATTCGGTTTACCACCTGGTAGGCATGAGCACACCTCTACTGTTTATCACCTGGTAAGCAATTTACTCTTCTGTTTAAGACCAGGTAGATATGATCAGACCTCTACTGTTTTACACCTGGTAGGTATGATCAGACCTGTACTGTTAAAAACCTGGTACATGTTTGTATGATTAGACCTAGATTGTTTAACACCTGGTAGATTTGATAAGACCTCTACTAACACCTGGAAGTAATTATCAGAcctgttttattttacattttgttttacatgtaaAGTATGATAAGATTTCTTCTGTTTAACATCTGGTAGGTATGATTAGACCTCTACTGTTTAACACCTGGTAGGTATGAACAGACCTCTACTGTTTATCACCTGGTAGGTATGAACAGACCTCTATTGTTAAGCACCTGGTAGGTATGATAAGACCTCTACTGTTTAACACCTGGTAGGTATTATTAGACCTCTACTGTTTTGACATCTGGTAGGTATGATTTGACCTGTGCTTAAGTCTGGCTGACTAGCTGTCGGATGAGAGCTGTACATATATACGAGGATCGCAGGTTTGATCCCCAGGCAGGCTACATAAATTGTGAAAGGATTGTTCAATAACCATTTCTAAGGCCATTATCCCGCATCCACTGATTCA contains the following coding sequences:
- the LOC127879108 gene encoding uncharacterized protein LOC127879108 isoform X8: MVSSNVEIRSPDARLQRTSTHRTAIYARLHESAGFNSRIDSDAGCCQYWSGTSLPGGELVLADWLNSTVKVFNTHGRYIHHLKLPSQPLDLTYLCEDIMLVSLGSRSDNMIFLKVTGAPQATVKIISNTHLHGTFLYHTTRFERQWLGVFEESGDKVYVAVMETKLTSMQKINITMAKTDTSRVLALPSGINLTSNTYIHYCPALKRIFLAERSDLYCLTPAGELVFTQSFKQSNQEKFLLGAITSDATGGVYVTTQSNIICLNAAGERIDLIQTSFEPFDIHSANNKLFVMGRSDTVNVIDQSTE